In Salinarimonas sp., a genomic segment contains:
- a CDS encoding RNA methyltransferase, with protein MTTSAAPIVILVEPQMGENIGMAARAMANFALTEMRLVAPRDGWPNPAATATAAGATHILENATVYPDTRAAIADLTLVYATTARERGQMKRVLLPVDAVAEARPALAARGRVGILFGREREGLWNDEIALADAILTFPVNPAFPSLNLAQAVLLVGYEWFKAESAGALPFGDVERPPAPREMVVSFFDFLEVELDRAGFYPPDKKTTMARNMRDMFLRKGLSEQEVRTFRGMIGALMKPRRGGAPEA; from the coding sequence ATGACCACATCCGCCGCACCCATCGTCATCCTCGTCGAGCCCCAGATGGGCGAGAACATCGGCATGGCCGCCCGGGCCATGGCGAATTTCGCGCTCACCGAGATGCGCCTCGTCGCGCCCCGCGACGGCTGGCCGAACCCGGCCGCGACGGCCACGGCGGCGGGAGCGACGCACATTCTCGAGAACGCGACCGTCTATCCCGACACGCGCGCCGCGATCGCCGACCTCACCCTCGTCTACGCCACGACGGCGCGCGAGCGCGGGCAGATGAAGCGGGTGCTCTTGCCGGTCGACGCGGTGGCGGAGGCGCGCCCCGCGCTGGCCGCGCGCGGGCGCGTCGGCATCCTGTTCGGGCGCGAGCGCGAGGGATTGTGGAACGACGAGATCGCGCTCGCCGACGCGATCCTCACCTTCCCGGTGAACCCCGCGTTCCCCTCGCTGAACCTCGCGCAGGCGGTGCTTCTCGTCGGCTACGAGTGGTTCAAGGCCGAGAGCGCGGGCGCGCTGCCCTTCGGCGACGTCGAGCGCCCGCCGGCGCCCCGCGAGATGGTGGTCTCGTTCTTCGACTTCCTGGAGGTCGAGCTCGACCGCGCCGGCTTCTACCCGCCCGACAAGAAGACGACCATGGCCCGCAACATGCGCGACATGTTCCTGCGCAAGGGCCTCTCCGAGCAGGAGGTGCGCACCTTCCGCGGCATGATCGGCGCCCTGATGAAGCCCCGCCGCGGCGGGGCGCCGGAGGCGTGA
- a CDS encoding ABC transporter ATP-binding protein yields the protein MTEPATRIREKGPAPRDAEPIIRVRDLEVGFGEKTIFRHLDLDVYRGEILGFVGGSGTGKSVLTRAILGLLPTRAGTIEVFGRNRAGLSARERREMERRWGVLFQNGALFSGLTVKQNVQMPMREHLDLSQAMMDDLAMLKVEMVGLKPDAADKYPSELSGGMIKRAALARALSLDPDVVFLDEPTSGLDPIGAAEFDDLIATLRDTLGLTVYMVTHDLDSLFTVCDRIAALAEKRVIAEGPIETMLASDHPWLRSYFHGKRARAVATESA from the coding sequence ATGACCGAGCCCGCCACCCGCATCCGGGAGAAAGGTCCGGCCCCGCGCGACGCGGAGCCGATCATCCGCGTGCGCGATCTGGAGGTCGGCTTCGGCGAGAAGACGATCTTCCGCCACCTCGACCTCGACGTCTATCGCGGCGAGATCCTCGGCTTCGTCGGCGGCTCGGGCACCGGCAAGTCGGTGCTCACCCGCGCCATCCTCGGCCTCCTGCCGACTCGGGCGGGCACGATCGAGGTCTTCGGTCGCAACCGCGCGGGCCTCTCCGCGCGCGAGCGCCGCGAGATGGAGCGGCGCTGGGGCGTCCTGTTCCAGAACGGCGCCCTGTTCTCCGGGCTCACGGTGAAGCAGAACGTGCAGATGCCCATGCGCGAGCATCTCGACCTGTCGCAGGCCATGATGGACGATCTCGCCATGCTCAAGGTCGAGATGGTGGGGCTCAAGCCCGATGCGGCGGACAAGTACCCCTCCGAGCTCTCGGGTGGCATGATCAAGCGCGCCGCGCTCGCGCGGGCGCTGTCGCTCGACCCGGACGTCGTCTTCCTCGACGAGCCGACGTCCGGCCTCGACCCGATCGGCGCGGCCGAATTCGACGACCTGATCGCCACCTTGCGCGACACGCTGGGGCTCACCGTCTACATGGTCACGCACGACCTCGACAGCCTGTTCACCGTCTGCGACCGGATCGCGGCGCTCGCCGAGAAGCGGGTGATCGCGGAGGGGCCGATCGAGACCATGCTCGCCTCGGACCACCCGTGGCTGAGATCCTACTTCCACGGCAAGCGCGCGCGCGCGGTCGCGACCGAGAGCGCGTGA
- a CDS encoding ABC-type transport auxiliary lipoprotein family protein: MTRARRIALAVALATPLAGCASAPALVTYGLAAPVERVSAPMRLPGLILVVEPTAIELYASERVVVREPGGALSYLPGVQYADQLPALVQTRLVETFENASRIGGVARPGDRVSPDFQLNSTIRTFWVDAETNLAVVEIAVRAVDESDGSVADAKVFSARVPVAAIDGRAAMLGLEVALAEAMLEIVRWAGTGRAGA; the protein is encoded by the coding sequence ATGACGAGAGCGAGGCGGATCGCGCTGGCGGTCGCGCTCGCGACGCCGCTGGCGGGCTGCGCCTCCGCGCCGGCGCTCGTCACCTATGGGCTCGCCGCGCCTGTCGAGCGCGTCTCCGCGCCGATGCGGCTGCCGGGGCTGATCCTGGTCGTCGAGCCCACCGCGATCGAGCTCTACGCCTCCGAGCGCGTCGTGGTGCGCGAGCCGGGCGGCGCGCTCTCCTACCTGCCGGGCGTGCAATACGCCGACCAGCTCCCCGCCCTCGTGCAGACGCGTCTCGTCGAGACCTTCGAGAACGCGAGCCGAATCGGCGGCGTCGCCCGCCCCGGCGACCGGGTCTCGCCCGATTTCCAGCTGAACTCGACGATCCGCACCTTCTGGGTCGACGCCGAGACGAATCTCGCCGTGGTCGAGATCGCGGTGCGCGCCGTCGACGAGAGCGACGGCTCGGTGGCCGACGCCAAGGTGTTCTCCGCCCGCGTTCCGGTGGCGGCGATCGACGGCCGCGCGGCGATGCTCGGGCTCGAGGTCGCGCTGGCTGAGGCGATGCTGGAGATCGTCCGCTGGGCCGGGACCGGTCGCGCGGGGGCTTGA
- a CDS encoding MlaE family lipid ABC transporter permease subunit, with protein METQAPSAERRPAPQTDAGPGALALSGDWTARFGETLERCGAALVQAGHGKAELTVDLAGVDRMDTAGAVAVDRARRTLAASGTTVTLRNAAPVHERLIGEVARAGLELPQHPRTSPFVDFLVTVGETMVEAGKDLVSGIVFLGEFITALARVVMRPWTFRFTALVNQVDQIALRGLPIILLISFVVGAIIAQQGIFQLRQFGAATFAVDLIGILVLRELGVLLSAIMVAGRSGSAFTAEIGAMKMREEIDALRVMGLDPIEVLVVPRILGLVIGLPLLAFCASIAAIVGGGLVAWVYGDVAPDVFLARLREAIDLSTFLVGLIKAPFMALVIGVIASIEGMAVKGSAESLGQHVTASVVKAIFMVIVLDGLFAMFFAALDY; from the coding sequence ATCGAAACCCAGGCTCCCAGCGCGGAGCGCCGGCCGGCTCCGCAGACGGATGCCGGGCCGGGCGCGCTCGCGCTCTCGGGCGACTGGACCGCGCGCTTCGGCGAGACGCTCGAGCGCTGCGGCGCGGCGCTGGTCCAGGCGGGGCATGGCAAGGCCGAGCTCACGGTGGACCTCGCCGGCGTGGACCGGATGGACACGGCGGGCGCCGTCGCCGTCGACCGGGCGCGGCGAACGCTCGCGGCCTCCGGGACGACGGTGACGCTGCGCAACGCCGCGCCTGTGCACGAGCGCCTGATCGGCGAGGTCGCCCGCGCCGGTCTGGAGCTGCCGCAGCACCCGCGTACCTCGCCCTTCGTCGACTTCCTGGTCACGGTCGGCGAGACGATGGTGGAGGCGGGCAAGGACCTCGTCTCCGGCATCGTCTTCCTCGGCGAGTTCATCACGGCGCTCGCGCGCGTCGTGATGCGGCCCTGGACCTTCCGCTTCACGGCGCTCGTCAACCAGGTCGACCAGATCGCGCTGCGGGGCCTGCCGATCATCCTGCTGATCTCTTTCGTGGTCGGCGCCATCATCGCGCAGCAGGGCATCTTCCAGCTGCGCCAGTTCGGCGCGGCGACCTTCGCCGTCGACCTGATCGGCATCCTGGTCCTGCGCGAACTGGGCGTGCTCCTCTCCGCCATCATGGTCGCGGGCCGCTCGGGCTCGGCGTTCACGGCCGAGATCGGCGCCATGAAGATGCGCGAGGAGATCGACGCGCTGCGGGTGATGGGCCTCGACCCGATCGAGGTGCTGGTCGTGCCGCGCATCCTCGGGCTGGTCATCGGCCTGCCGCTGCTGGCCTTCTGCGCCTCGATCGCGGCGATCGTCGGCGGCGGGCTCGTCGCCTGGGTCTACGGCGACGTCGCGCCGGACGTGTTCCTGGCGCGCCTGCGCGAGGCGATCGACCTCTCGACCTTCCTCGTCGGCCTGATCAAGGCGCCCTTCATGGCGCTCGTGATCGGCGTCATCGCCTCGATCGAGGGCATGGCGGTGAAGGGCTCGGCCGAATCGCTCGGCCAGCACGTGACGGCCTCGGTGGTGAAGGCCATCTTCATGGTGATCGTGCTGGACGGCCTGTTCGCCATGTTCTTCGCCGCGCTGGATTACTGA
- a CDS encoding MlaD family protein codes for METRANYALIGLFTLLVVAAAFLFVYWFAVSDTGRERAELRILFEGSVSGLSRGAPVNFNGIRVGEVTQLAISRENPSIVIARATVDPTIPLRQDTTARLEYQGLTGIASVSLSGGSPTSEPLISEDMEGLPTIEAEPSDFQDLIESARNIARRASDVFDRFDTLVAENDQAIANTVQNVERFSQALAENAPAIDRFLEQVGQAAERIGPLADSLDELSRNVNSIVAAIDAESVARSVENVESFTQTLANSEEQLTQAFADASELVSRLNEAATGVEATVADVRAFVGALDPAAIDATVANVRDFSQTLVDNREALDRAIGSAATLTENLAQSSQRLDATLENVEGVSETVAANRENIDQVLSQAAQLTSRLATASETLQATLADIDGLVAAVDPARVESTLANVEAFSQTLAANRESVDAVIASARSLTQTLEATASRLDGTVGRVDALVSAVDPATVSATLENARAFSQTLADTREDLLATLEEAREIAAAIDPAVVQSTLGNVEGFSQTLAANRQAVDRVIANAESLTQTLAQTSTRLDGAIDRVDALVGAVDPAAVSETVENARAFSQTLADNSENVTRALEEIGRIAQAIDSERIERVIANVETFSESLGGNADEIDAVVANAVSISEQLDASAARVDRVLQAAEDFLGTAAGEEGDALFDEIREAAASIRTLADNLDTRTAELSQNLNRFTGPGLQEVRALAEEGRRTLEDIGRAVRSIERDPSQVIFGGEGGGVREYQGRR; via the coding sequence ATGGAAACCCGCGCCAACTACGCCCTCATCGGCCTGTTCACGCTCCTCGTCGTCGCGGCGGCGTTCCTGTTCGTCTACTGGTTCGCGGTCAGCGACACGGGCCGGGAGCGAGCCGAATTGCGCATCCTGTTCGAGGGCTCGGTGTCGGGCCTCTCGCGCGGCGCGCCGGTGAACTTCAACGGCATTCGCGTCGGCGAGGTGACGCAGCTCGCGATCTCGCGGGAGAACCCGTCCATCGTCATCGCCCGCGCCACCGTCGACCCGACGATCCCGCTTCGTCAGGACACGACGGCGCGGCTCGAGTACCAGGGCCTCACGGGCATCGCCTCGGTGTCGCTGTCCGGCGGCTCCCCGACCTCCGAGCCGCTGATCAGCGAGGACATGGAGGGGCTGCCGACGATCGAGGCGGAGCCGTCCGACTTCCAGGACCTGATCGAAAGCGCGCGCAACATCGCCCGGCGCGCGTCCGACGTGTTCGACCGTTTCGACACGCTCGTCGCGGAGAACGACCAGGCCATCGCCAACACGGTGCAGAACGTGGAGCGCTTCTCGCAGGCGCTCGCCGAGAACGCGCCGGCGATCGACCGCTTCCTCGAGCAGGTCGGCCAGGCGGCGGAGCGCATCGGGCCGCTCGCCGACAGCCTCGACGAGCTCTCGCGCAACGTGAACTCCATCGTCGCGGCGATCGACGCGGAGAGCGTCGCCCGCTCGGTGGAGAACGTCGAGAGCTTCACCCAGACGCTGGCCAACAGCGAGGAACAGCTGACGCAGGCCTTCGCCGACGCCTCCGAGCTGGTCTCGCGCCTGAACGAGGCCGCGACCGGCGTCGAGGCGACGGTGGCGGACGTGCGCGCCTTCGTCGGCGCGCTCGACCCGGCGGCGATCGACGCCACGGTCGCCAATGTGCGCGACTTCTCGCAGACGCTGGTCGACAATCGCGAGGCGCTCGACCGGGCGATCGGCTCGGCGGCGACGCTGACCGAGAACCTCGCCCAGTCCTCGCAGCGGCTCGACGCGACGCTGGAGAACGTGGAGGGCGTCTCGGAGACGGTCGCGGCCAACCGCGAGAACATCGATCAGGTGCTCTCCCAGGCGGCGCAGCTGACCTCGCGCCTCGCCACGGCCTCGGAGACGCTGCAGGCGACGCTCGCCGACATCGACGGGCTCGTCGCCGCCGTCGACCCGGCGCGGGTCGAATCGACGCTCGCCAACGTCGAGGCCTTCTCGCAGACGCTCGCCGCCAATCGCGAGAGCGTCGACGCCGTGATCGCCAGCGCCCGCTCGCTGACGCAGACGCTCGAGGCCACGGCCTCGCGGCTCGACGGCACGGTGGGGCGCGTCGACGCGCTGGTCTCGGCGGTGGATCCGGCGACGGTCTCGGCGACGCTCGAGAACGCCCGCGCCTTCTCGCAGACGCTGGCGGACACGCGCGAGGACCTGCTCGCCACGCTCGAAGAGGCGCGCGAGATCGCCGCCGCCATCGACCCGGCCGTGGTGCAATCGACGCTGGGCAACGTCGAGGGCTTCTCGCAGACGCTCGCCGCGAACCGGCAGGCGGTGGACCGCGTCATCGCCAACGCCGAGAGTCTGACGCAGACCCTGGCGCAGACCTCGACGCGCCTCGACGGCGCCATCGACCGGGTCGATGCGCTCGTCGGCGCGGTCGATCCGGCCGCCGTCTCCGAGACGGTGGAGAACGCCCGCGCCTTCTCGCAGACGCTGGCCGACAACAGCGAGAACGTCACGCGGGCGCTGGAGGAGATCGGGCGCATCGCGCAGGCGATCGATTCCGAGCGGATCGAGCGGGTGATCGCCAATGTCGAGACCTTCTCCGAATCGCTCGGCGGGAACGCCGACGAGATCGACGCCGTGGTGGCCAACGCCGTCTCGATCTCCGAGCAGCTCGACGCCTCCGCGGCGCGGGTCGACCGTGTGCTCCAGGCCGCGGAGGATTTCCTCGGCACGGCCGCGGGCGAGGAGGGCGATGCGCTGTTCGACGAGATCCGCGAGGCGGCGGCCTCGATCCGCACGCTCGCCGACAACCTGGACACGCGCACGGCGGAACTGTCGCAGAACCTGAACCGTTTCACGGGGCCGGGCCTGCAGGAGGTCCGCGCGCTCGCCGAGGAAGGCCGGCGCACCCTCGAGGACATCGGCCGCGCCGTGCGCTCGATCGAGCGCGATCCCTCGCAGGTGATCTTCGGCGGCGAGGGCGGCGGTGTGCGCGAATATCAGGGCCGGCGTTGA
- the murI gene encoding glutamate racemase, with translation MSRLLVFDSGLGGLTVLAAIRKARPDADVLYLADDAFFPYGALPEQALVARVLGVMAEAIPAARPDAVVIACNTASTLVLPPLRAAFEVPFVGTVPAIKPAAAASHTKRISVLATPGTVARDYTRALIAEHAGDCRVTLVGAPGLAALAEAALSGAPAPDTAIAAEIAPCFVADEAARTDAVVLACTHYPLLVERLHRLAPWPVAWLDPAPAIARRVVSLLGAARPGAPAGRGEARFTSGRPPLPAIRAALAERGLACG, from the coding sequence GTGAGCCGGCTGCTCGTCTTCGATTCGGGTCTCGGCGGCCTCACCGTGCTGGCCGCGATCCGCAAGGCGCGCCCCGATGCCGACGTGCTCTACCTCGCGGACGACGCCTTCTTTCCCTACGGCGCGCTGCCGGAGCAGGCGCTCGTCGCGCGCGTCCTCGGCGTGATGGCCGAGGCGATCCCCGCCGCGCGCCCGGACGCCGTGGTGATCGCCTGCAACACCGCCTCGACACTGGTGCTGCCGCCGCTCAGGGCCGCCTTCGAGGTCCCGTTCGTCGGCACGGTGCCGGCGATCAAGCCGGCGGCGGCGGCCTCGCACACGAAACGGATCAGCGTGCTCGCCACGCCGGGGACCGTGGCGCGGGACTACACCCGCGCCCTGATCGCCGAGCATGCGGGCGACTGCCGGGTGACGCTGGTCGGCGCGCCGGGCCTCGCCGCCCTCGCCGAGGCCGCGCTCTCGGGGGCGCCTGCGCCGGACACGGCGATCGCCGCCGAGATCGCGCCGTGCTTCGTCGCGGACGAGGCGGCGCGTACCGACGCGGTCGTCCTCGCCTGCACGCATTACCCGCTCCTCGTCGAGCGCCTCCACCGCCTCGCCCCCTGGCCGGTCGCCTGGCTCGATCCCGCTCCGGCCATCGCCCGGCGTGTCGTGAGCCTTCTCGGCGCGGCGCGCCCGGGCGCGCCGGCGGGGAGGGGAGAGGCCCGCTTCACCAGCGGCCGCCCGCCGCTCCCCGCGATCCGAGCGGCGCTGGCGGAGCGGGGGCTGGCCTGCGGGTGA
- the dgcA gene encoding N-acetyl-D-Glu racemase DgcA: MSQRSLTVAAESFPIAGRFTISRGSRTEAVVVVVTLEADGALGRGECVPYARYGESVESVLAQIETIRPALVAGMSREALQNALPPGAARNAVDCALWDLDAKRSGVPAAVTAGVDRLRPATTAYTISLDTPEAMEAAAGKAASRPILKIKLGAPEGDLARIAAVRRGAPDATLIADANEGWTPDTLAAHMAACAEAGFALVEQPLHASTDEALRGIDRPVPLCADESAHDRGSLPRLEGLYDLINIKLDKTGGLTEALALAEAAQARGMGIFVGCMLASSLAMAPAMLLAPRARFVDLDGPLLLARDRDHALRYEGSLVHPPERALWG, encoded by the coding sequence ATGTCGCAGAGAAGCCTCACCGTCGCCGCCGAATCGTTTCCGATCGCAGGGCGCTTCACAATCTCCCGCGGATCCCGCACGGAGGCCGTGGTCGTCGTCGTCACGCTGGAGGCGGACGGCGCCCTCGGGCGCGGCGAATGCGTGCCCTATGCCCGCTACGGCGAGAGCGTCGAGAGCGTGCTCGCGCAGATCGAGACGATACGCCCCGCCCTCGTCGCCGGCATGAGCCGGGAGGCGCTGCAGAACGCCCTGCCCCCGGGCGCCGCCCGCAACGCCGTCGACTGCGCGCTCTGGGACCTGGACGCCAAGCGCTCCGGCGTACCCGCCGCCGTCACCGCCGGCGTCGATCGCCTGCGCCCGGCGACGACGGCCTACACGATCTCCCTCGATACGCCGGAGGCGATGGAGGCGGCCGCCGGCAAGGCCGCCTCGCGGCCGATCCTGAAGATCAAGCTCGGCGCGCCGGAGGGCGACCTCGCTCGCATCGCCGCCGTGCGCCGGGGCGCGCCGGACGCGACCCTGATCGCCGACGCCAACGAGGGCTGGACGCCCGACACCCTCGCCGCCCACATGGCCGCCTGCGCCGAGGCCGGCTTCGCGCTGGTCGAGCAGCCGCTCCACGCCTCCACCGACGAGGCCCTGCGCGGCATCGACCGACCGGTGCCGCTCTGCGCCGACGAGAGCGCCCACGACCGCGGGAGCCTCCCGCGGCTCGAGGGCCTCTACGATTTGATCAACATCAAGCTCGACAAGACCGGCGGCCTCACCGAGGCGCTGGCGCTGGCCGAGGCGGCGCAGGCGCGCGGCATGGGCATCTTCGTCGGCTGCATGCTGGCCTCGTCGCTCGCCATGGCGCCCGCCATGCTGCTCGCGCCCCGCGCCCGCTTCGTCGACCTCGACGGCCCGCTTCTGCTCGCCCGCGACCGCGACCACGCCCTGCGCTACGAGGGCTCGCTGGTGCATCCGCCGGAGCGGGCGCTGTGGGGGTGA
- a CDS encoding MBL fold metallo-hydrolase gives MADTEPRLGAAIVPVTPFQQNCAVLFARDTMRGVVVDPGGDVPNILEAIRQTGATIEAILLTHGHVDHVAGVEDLRDTLKVPVIGPHSADAFLMDETLPATAQAYGLPPARPVKPDRWLDEGDTVEIGGIAFDVLHTPGHSPGSLTYVSKPDRFALVGDVLFAGSIGRTDLPGGDHEQLIVTIETKLLPLGDDIAFLCGHGPMSTFGREAQSNPFLA, from the coding sequence ATGGCGGATACGGAACCCAGGCTCGGCGCGGCGATCGTGCCGGTGACGCCCTTCCAGCAGAATTGCGCGGTGCTGTTCGCCCGCGACACAATGCGCGGCGTCGTGGTCGATCCCGGCGGCGACGTGCCGAACATCCTCGAGGCGATCCGCCAGACCGGCGCGACCATCGAGGCGATCCTCCTCACCCACGGCCATGTCGACCACGTCGCCGGCGTCGAGGACCTGCGCGATACGCTGAAGGTCCCCGTCATCGGCCCGCACAGCGCCGACGCCTTCCTGATGGACGAGACGCTCCCCGCCACGGCGCAGGCCTACGGGCTGCCGCCGGCGCGGCCGGTGAAGCCGGATCGCTGGCTCGACGAGGGCGACACGGTGGAGATCGGCGGCATCGCCTTCGACGTGCTGCACACGCCCGGCCACTCGCCCGGCAGCCTCACCTACGTCTCGAAGCCGGACCGCTTCGCGCTGGTCGGCGACGTGCTCTTCGCCGGCTCGATCGGCCGCACCGACCTGCCCGGCGGCGACCACGAGCAGCTGATCGTCACGATCGAGACCAAGCTCCTGCCGCTCGGCGACGACATCGCCTTCCTGTGCGGGCACGGGCCGATGTCGACCTTCGGGCGCGAGGCGCAGTCGAACCCCTTCCTCGCCTGA